In Pseudomonadota bacterium, a genomic segment contains:
- a CDS encoding BCCT family transporter: protein MDRPAIEGFFGRTARFTKLRIRTADSGFYKGYSIPIAVISKTIMSLLVIWALAFPLNANNALGLVNATLLQYFNAFYVAVAGGFLLFLLVLAFLPATGRRKLGRAEDRPEFSNISWFSMMFGAGLGVGLMVYATAEPLGLWGANPVLLATEVEPNTREAVRSAMRYTFLHYGFNAWAIYVVSGLCLAYYAYTRDMPLTVRSALTPILGKAANGAIGHVVDILGVVATILGVSVTIGFGVSQLVEGIYSVTDLAWLVQDGSEAGPARPSTVGLISALLLIMTLSVLSAVSGVGRGIKHLSNLNLALSSLLLLVFVFFGSFTFAMSEYASSLFDYVAHLLPLSFESFAPLSQADLETALPAAVAALPADDLAAVYAASTNAYGSLAGFKEGLPAAFNALEGADQLAVATYEAAQQGRLFNWQSGWTTFYWAWWIAFSPFVGLFLARISRGRTVREFIIACVFVPALVCFAWMTILGSTAIDLELSGIADGAIINATTTNKLFAALDQMLSGDFLYAVTAMCVLLILTFLVTSADSGILVMNTIMSGGSIDTDIKHRIVWGVILTLVIGALIVAGSSGAQSNPFDALRNAMIIGALPFALVMVLMCVSLVIAVIADDQAARAANPRQ from the coding sequence ATGGATAGACCAGCTATCGAAGGCTTCTTTGGCCGCACCGCGCGCTTCACGAAGTTGCGCATCCGCACGGCCGACTCCGGGTTCTACAAGGGTTACAGCATCCCGATCGCGGTGATCAGCAAGACGATCATGTCCTTGCTGGTGATCTGGGCGTTGGCGTTTCCGCTCAATGCGAACAACGCGCTGGGCCTCGTGAACGCCACGCTCCTGCAGTACTTCAACGCGTTCTACGTTGCCGTGGCCGGGGGATTTCTTCTCTTTCTCCTCGTGCTCGCGTTCCTGCCAGCGACGGGTCGGCGCAAGCTCGGGCGCGCCGAGGACAGGCCGGAGTTCTCCAATATCTCGTGGTTCTCGATGATGTTTGGCGCAGGGTTGGGCGTGGGTCTGATGGTCTACGCCACGGCAGAACCGCTCGGCCTGTGGGGCGCAAACCCCGTGTTGCTCGCCACGGAGGTGGAGCCCAACACGCGTGAAGCGGTGCGCTCTGCGATGCGCTACACCTTCCTCCACTACGGCTTCAACGCGTGGGCGATCTACGTGGTGAGCGGCCTGTGCCTGGCCTACTACGCGTACACGCGCGACATGCCGCTCACAGTACGCTCGGCGCTAACACCGATACTGGGCAAGGCAGCCAACGGTGCGATCGGACACGTCGTCGACATCCTCGGCGTCGTGGCCACAATCCTGGGCGTGTCCGTCACCATCGGCTTCGGCGTGAGCCAACTCGTCGAGGGCATCTACTCGGTGACGGACCTGGCGTGGTTGGTGCAAGACGGTAGCGAAGCGGGGCCGGCGCGGCCGAGCACCGTGGGACTCATCTCGGCGCTGCTGCTGATCATGACGCTGTCGGTGCTGTCGGCGGTGTCGGGCGTAGGGCGCGGCATCAAACACCTGTCGAACCTCAACCTCGCGCTGTCTAGCCTGCTATTGCTCGTGTTCGTGTTCTTCGGGTCCTTCACCTTCGCCATGTCCGAGTACGCGAGCAGCTTGTTCGACTACGTCGCGCACCTGCTGCCCCTGTCCTTCGAGTCCTTTGCGCCCCTCTCCCAAGCGGACCTCGAGACGGCGCTGCCGGCGGCCGTCGCGGCACTGCCGGCGGACGACTTGGCCGCCGTCTACGCCGCCAGCACCAATGCCTACGGCTCGCTCGCCGGGTTCAAGGAGGGTCTCCCCGCCGCGTTCAACGCGCTGGAGGGCGCTGACCAACTGGCCGTGGCGACCTACGAGGCCGCCCAGCAGGGGCGCCTCTTCAACTGGCAGTCAGGCTGGACGACCTTCTACTGGGCCTGGTGGATCGCCTTTTCGCCCTTCGTCGGGCTGTTCCTGGCGCGCATCTCCCGCGGTCGCACGGTGCGTGAGTTCATCATCGCCTGCGTATTCGTTCCCGCACTCGTCTGCTTCGCCTGGATGACGATCCTCGGCAGCACGGCGATCGATCTGGAACTCTCCGGCATCGCCGATGGCGCGATCATCAACGCCACCACCACCAACAAGCTGTTCGCCGCCCTCGATCAGATGCTGAGCGGCGACTTCCTCTACGCCGTTACCGCCATGTGCGTGCTGCTGATCCTCACCTTCCTGGTGACCTCGGCGGACTCAGGCATTCTGGTCATGAACACGATCATGTCCGGCGGTTCGATCGACACGGACATCAAGCACCGCATCGTGTGGGGCGTGATCCTAACGCTGGTGATCGGTGCGCTCATCGTGGCCGGGAGCAGTGGCGCGCAGTCGAACCCCTTCGACGCTCTACGCAACGCGATGATCATCGGTGCCCTGCCCTTCGCCCTGGTGATGGTGCTGATGTGCGTGTCGCTGGTGATCGCGGTGATCGCCGACGATCAGGCGGCGCGGGCAGCGAACCCTAGGCAGTAG
- a CDS encoding diguanylate cyclase, whose product MALAAYGVTLFLVIVLSFQVGFATNSVVAVWPASGIATCAALQYGWRAFLPILLSGMAYSFLFLPEVPAGLFVSTSVGNGVAVCSAVAAYRLLGGPAAPFSNVGAVLLVMGVLAAGHSVIAASVGAGAVGVYMWLPWSDTWTLWWRWFFSDFTGVVLVLPAAVALVPHVSAPLKMVRRAFAGRDRALALLASASMAAVLVAAAELFPGQSSAYTLVLLTMPLCTWLAFRADTTGAMVLLSATITVALVQALMRVGTPTDEVFLTVQLYGMIVMCTSLVIHAGANERRKAVRALAQERANLEATVASRTAELRDQVIAYRQIKRELESLVKKDPLTGIANRRAFLERGEQEVRRHQRTGEALSLIMVDIDHFKSINDSCGHAVGDQVIVSVAKCLAETLRAGTDMAARIGGEEFACLLGNTDRTAALATAERLRVAVEGLEVPTDRRVLRITASFGACTLSRSRADLEGLLLGADDALYAAKRAGRNCVYDLHGGAPTVELKASR is encoded by the coding sequence TTGGCGCTGGCGGCCTACGGCGTCACGTTATTCCTCGTCATCGTCTTGTCGTTTCAGGTCGGCTTCGCCACCAACTCGGTGGTGGCGGTGTGGCCGGCCTCCGGCATTGCCACCTGCGCCGCCCTGCAGTACGGCTGGCGGGCTTTCCTGCCCATCTTGCTGAGCGGTATGGCGTACTCCTTCCTCTTCTTGCCCGAAGTGCCCGCGGGGCTCTTCGTGTCGACCAGTGTGGGCAACGGGGTCGCCGTGTGCAGCGCCGTGGCGGCCTACCGGCTGCTGGGCGGGCCGGCCGCCCCGTTTTCGAACGTGGGCGCGGTGCTCCTGGTCATGGGCGTGCTGGCGGCAGGCCATAGCGTCATCGCTGCGTCGGTGGGAGCTGGCGCCGTCGGCGTGTACATGTGGCTGCCCTGGTCGGATACCTGGACGCTCTGGTGGCGTTGGTTCTTCTCCGACTTCACCGGCGTGGTGTTGGTGTTGCCCGCCGCCGTGGCGCTGGTGCCCCACGTGAGCGCACCTCTCAAGATGGTACGTCGCGCGTTTGCCGGCCGAGACCGCGCCCTGGCGCTGTTAGCCTCCGCTTCGATGGCGGCGGTGCTGGTGGCGGCGGCCGAGCTGTTCCCGGGGCAGTCCAGTGCGTACACACTGGTGTTGCTCACGATGCCCTTGTGCACATGGCTGGCGTTTCGCGCGGATACCACCGGCGCGATGGTGCTCCTCTCCGCCACCATCACGGTGGCCCTGGTGCAGGCCCTGATGCGCGTGGGCACGCCAACCGACGAGGTGTTCCTCACGGTGCAGCTCTACGGCATGATCGTGATGTGCACCAGCCTGGTCATTCACGCCGGCGCCAACGAACGGCGCAAGGCAGTCCGCGCGTTAGCCCAGGAGCGCGCCAACCTGGAGGCCACCGTCGCCTCGCGCACGGCGGAGCTGCGCGACCAGGTCATCGCCTACCGCCAGATCAAGCGCGAACTGGAATCCCTGGTGAAGAAGGATCCGCTGACGGGCATCGCAAACCGGCGGGCGTTCCTGGAACGCGGCGAGCAGGAGGTGCGCCGTCACCAGCGCACCGGTGAGGCCCTCAGCCTGATCATGGTGGACATCGATCACTTCAAGAGCATCAACGACAGCTGCGGCCATGCGGTGGGCGATCAGGTGATCGTCAGTGTGGCCAAGTGTCTCGCCGAGACTTTGCGTGCCGGCACGGACATGGCGGCCAGGATCGGCGGCGAGGAGTTTGCGTGCCTGTTGGGCAACACCGATCGCACCGCCGCCCTGGCCACGGCCGAACGCCTGCGCGTCGCGGTGGAGGGCTTGGAAGTGCCTACGGATCGGCGCGTACTGCGCATCACGGCGAGCTTTGGCGCGTGCACGCTCAGCCGCTCGCGGGCCGACCTCGAGGGATTGCTGCTCGGCGCTGATGATGCGCTCTACGCC